A window of Kyrpidia spormannii genomic DNA:
GCCTCGATCCGTTCCTCCACCGCATCGGCTTCCCCGAAAGGAACATGGTGAAACCCGGGAACGAGAGGCAGATAGGGTTCCCGGTAAAGCCCTTTCCCCGTGGCCGACAAAGAACCTAACGTCTTGCCGTGGAATCCCCCTAGGGTCGCGATGATGTGCGTTTTCCCCGTGGCCAGCCGGGCCAGCTTGATCGCCATTTCGTTGGCCTCGGTCCCGGCATTCACGAGGTAGGTGTGGCGGAGATCCCCGGGGGTAATCATCGCCACCAATTTGGACAGATAGCCCCGGAGCGGGTCGATCAGCTCCTGGCTGTGCAAAGCATAACGGTGAAGTTGGTGCTCCACCGCCGCCACCACCCGGGGATGGCGGTGTCCCAGCAGATAAACACCGTATCCGCCGAGACAATCGATATACTCCCGGCCGGCGGTATCCCGGAACACCGCCCCTTCGTCCTCCCACTCCGCCACCGAATAGTCCGACGAGCAGGATTTTCGATGTTCGAGAATCGCTTTGGTGACGTATAGGGAAAAATTCGTAACAGAATCCTCAACGATCTGCCGGCGCTCGTCGTCGGACAACGCCGGCGCTTCAATCAAGCGGAGAATCCGGCTTGATTCGGCCAAAATCTCCTCCGCAGAAGCCCGCATGATACCCCTCCCCTGTACGCATCACTGGTGAAACATCAGTGGCGAAACCACCGTTCGGGCAGCGAGGTGCCCCGGGGCGCCTTGCCCGTTCGCTCCGCCCGGCGGTCCAAACGCTCCAACCCATGCTGAACGTAACGAATGCCCAGCCATCTGAAGGGCTCCGGCTCCCAACGAACCGATTGGTGCTGTACGATGGGAACCCCCTCCCAAACCGGTTCTTCTCCCCAAATTAGCGTGGACAAAATTCGCGCCGCCAGGTTCGCCCCCACCACCCCTGCCCCCACATACCCCCAGGCTCCGGCCAACCGACTTTGCCGGTCATACCACACATTCGGGATCTGATCGCGGGTCATGCCGAGAGGCCCGGACCATCCATGGGTAAACCGGGCATCCCGGAGCGCGGGGAACCACTCCCGGGCCATGGCCATCAACTTGGCGAACACCTTGGGATTCCGATCGTATTCCGGCCGAATCCGCGATCCCAAATGATACGGTTCCCCCCGGCCGCCGAACAGAATGCGCCCATCCACGGTCTTTTGCAGATAATCGATGCTGAGGCGTGTCGACGCCACCGCCTCTCGGTTCGCCCAGCCGATCTCTTTCCACACCCATTCCGGCAGCGGCTCCGTCACCACGATGGAAGAGTAAACCGGCGTCACACTTCGATGCCACGGTTTGAGCATCGTTGTATAGCCTTCGGTCGCCACCACAAGCGCCACCCGGGCCCGGGCCAGGCCTTCCTTGGTCACCGCCTCCGGAGGCTTCCGACCGTCCCCCGCCCGAATG
This region includes:
- a CDS encoding NAD(P)/FAD-dependent oxidoreductase, with amino-acid sequence MDEAGRSEFGRSFWLDTCGDDCTPRPALAGEILTDVVIVGAGFTGLWTAHYLVSARPDWSIAILEREIAGYGASGRNGGWCTPELPISPGEVLKRFGREAARRWQAALYDSVGEIETVLEAEGIDAHFYRGGSMMVALGAHGLPLLEEEWKAYRKLGVESHYEWWDGPQARERVNIRKLCGALYCRDTAVLHPGRLVRGLARRLERRGVRIYERTPVLDIRAGDGRKPPEAVTKEGLARARVALVVATEGYTTMLKPWHRSVTPVYSSIVVTEPLPEWVWKEIGWANREAVASTRLSIDYLQKTVDGRILFGGRGEPYHLGSRIRPEYDRNPKVFAKLMAMAREWFPALRDARFTHGWSGPLGMTRDQIPNVWYDRQSRLAGAWGYVGAGVVGANLAARILSTLIWGEEPVWEGVPIVQHQSVRWEPEPFRWLGIRYVQHGLERLDRRAERTGKAPRGTSLPERWFRH